A single genomic interval of Granulicella tundricola MP5ACTX9 harbors:
- a CDS encoding S10 family peptidase translates to MRSGLGFGIVAAAAMLCGVVEPMSAQSAAASRRGTQGEAATAPEEQSVPIPPETTSVTKHDWTGGGQTIHYTATAGNILIRDEKDKVNGSIFYTAYTQDGVESKNRPVTFFYNGGPGAATIWLHMGSFGPVRVITQSPEATSPAPFETVANQYSLIDRSDLVFIDAPLCGFSRAVGKGTAKDFAGTDQDIHAFEQFISRYITVNQRWNSPKFLFGESYGTTRSAGLVSALQNDGIEFNGVTLLSTILNYGVRSAGYDTEVIGYVPSYAAIAWQHNKVKHTGSIADWVEQARKFAGGPYLAALREGDALPPAEFDAIATKLAGFTGLSVGYIKEARLRIAPTRFRKELLRDDDKILGRYDARFEAYDVDAAGENPGFDPSDTGISGAYVAAFHDYIQRELKYMSTEPYYLSGPGVSAAWDFKHRPSGAQGGGGGRGEQPVPDVAMDLADAMRKNPKLRVFSANGYFDLATPFFNTEYDLHHMLLPPAIASNIQFGYYPAGHMVYLNVDALKTMKGDMERFYGEATRR, encoded by the coding sequence ATGCGTTCTGGATTGGGTTTTGGGATTGTGGCGGCTGCGGCCATGCTTTGTGGAGTGGTAGAGCCGATGTCGGCACAGAGCGCGGCTGCGAGCCGCCGTGGGACCCAGGGCGAGGCGGCTACCGCGCCGGAAGAGCAGAGCGTTCCGATTCCGCCGGAGACCACGTCCGTGACCAAGCATGACTGGACCGGTGGCGGCCAGACGATCCACTACACGGCGACTGCGGGCAACATCCTGATCCGCGACGAGAAGGACAAGGTCAACGGGAGCATCTTCTATACGGCCTATACGCAGGACGGGGTGGAGTCAAAGAACAGGCCGGTGACGTTCTTCTATAACGGTGGCCCGGGAGCCGCGACGATCTGGCTGCATATGGGTTCGTTTGGGCCGGTACGCGTGATCACGCAGAGCCCGGAGGCGACGAGCCCAGCGCCGTTTGAGACGGTGGCGAATCAGTACAGCTTGATTGATCGGTCTGACTTGGTGTTCATTGACGCGCCGTTGTGCGGCTTCTCGCGTGCGGTGGGTAAGGGGACGGCAAAGGATTTTGCCGGGACCGACCAGGATATTCATGCGTTCGAGCAGTTCATCAGCCGCTACATCACGGTGAACCAGCGGTGGAACTCACCCAAGTTTCTATTTGGGGAGAGCTATGGGACGACTCGGTCGGCGGGGTTGGTGAGTGCGCTGCAGAACGACGGCATCGAGTTCAATGGTGTCACGCTGCTTTCGACGATCCTGAACTATGGCGTGCGCAGCGCTGGGTATGACACGGAGGTGATCGGGTATGTGCCTTCGTATGCGGCGATTGCGTGGCAGCACAACAAGGTGAAGCATACGGGCTCGATTGCGGATTGGGTGGAGCAGGCGCGGAAGTTTGCGGGCGGACCTTATCTGGCCGCGCTGCGGGAGGGCGATGCGCTTCCGCCGGCGGAGTTCGACGCGATTGCGACGAAGCTGGCTGGTTTCACCGGGCTGAGCGTGGGGTATATCAAGGAGGCTCGGCTGCGGATTGCGCCGACGCGTTTCCGCAAGGAGCTTCTGCGGGATGACGACAAGATCCTGGGGCGGTATGACGCTCGGTTTGAGGCGTATGACGTGGATGCGGCGGGGGAGAATCCGGGTTTCGATCCGTCCGATACCGGGATTAGCGGCGCTTATGTGGCTGCGTTTCATGACTATATTCAGCGGGAGCTGAAGTACATGAGCACGGAGCCGTACTACCTGTCCGGGCCTGGTGTCAGCGCGGCTTGGGACTTCAAGCATCGGCCGAGCGGGGCGCAGGGTGGCGGCGGCGGACGGGGCGAGCAGCCGGTGCCGGACGTCGCGATGGACCTGGCGGATGCGATGCGGAAGAATCCGAAGCTGCGGGTGTTTTCCGCGAATGGGTACTTCGACCTGGCGACGCCGTTCTTCAATACGGAGTACGATCTGCACCACATGCTGCTGCCGCCGGCGATTGCGAGCAACATTCAGTTTGGGTACTATCCGGCTGGGCACATGGTGTATCTGAACGTGGATGCGCTGAAGACGATGAAGGGCGATATGGAGCGGTTCTACGGGGAGGCTACGCGGCGATAA
- the ribB gene encoding 3,4-dihydroxy-2-butanone-4-phosphate synthase, which yields MAHDGSLFAGVEEAVAAIRAGQMVVVVDDEDRENEGDLTLAAEFVTPEAINFMARFGRGLICLTLTEERADYMRLGPMTSENTSRFGTAFTESVEAREGVTTGISAADRAHTIKVAIDPSSTAHDLARPGHVFPLRARKGGVLVRAGQTEASVDLARMAGLVSAGVICEIMNEDGTMARVPDLVEFCKEHKMLMVTVADLIRYRLQHERYIHRVAESVMATEYGEFRMIAYENEVDGNESHVALVMGDVTADVPVPVRVHTHSLAEDVFGLVGTDNREVIDGSLRMIGEAGRGALIYLHNGTRGFGVDRTVEPHRIVFQKDQRGRERGDDHTQRTLRQVGLGGQILSDLGIRKIKLLTNTPTHVPALQGFGIEIVEQVPITVGAGVTK from the coding sequence ATGGCACATGACGGTAGTTTGTTCGCTGGAGTAGAAGAGGCTGTTGCTGCAATTCGTGCGGGGCAGATGGTGGTGGTGGTCGATGATGAGGATCGTGAGAATGAGGGCGATCTGACGCTGGCGGCCGAGTTTGTGACGCCGGAGGCGATCAACTTCATGGCGCGGTTCGGGCGCGGGCTTATCTGCCTGACGCTGACCGAGGAACGCGCGGACTACATGCGACTGGGGCCGATGACGAGCGAGAATACCTCGCGCTTTGGGACGGCCTTTACGGAGAGCGTGGAGGCTCGCGAGGGTGTGACGACGGGCATCTCCGCGGCGGACCGCGCGCATACGATCAAGGTGGCGATCGATCCGAGCTCTACCGCGCATGATCTGGCTCGGCCGGGGCATGTGTTTCCGCTGCGCGCGCGCAAGGGCGGAGTGCTGGTGCGGGCGGGGCAGACGGAGGCTTCGGTTGACCTGGCGCGGATGGCGGGGCTGGTCTCTGCGGGTGTCATCTGCGAGATCATGAACGAGGACGGCACCATGGCTCGTGTGCCCGACCTGGTGGAGTTCTGCAAGGAACACAAGATGCTGATGGTGACGGTGGCGGATCTGATCCGGTACCGGCTGCAGCATGAACGGTATATCCATCGCGTGGCGGAGTCCGTGATGGCGACCGAGTACGGCGAGTTCCGAATGATTGCGTACGAGAACGAGGTGGATGGGAACGAGTCGCATGTGGCGCTGGTGATGGGCGACGTGACGGCGGATGTGCCGGTTCCGGTGCGGGTGCATACGCACTCGCTGGCCGAGGATGTGTTTGGGTTGGTGGGGACGGATAATCGCGAGGTGATCGATGGCTCGCTGCGAATGATCGGCGAGGCGGGGCGTGGGGCGTTGATCTATCTGCATAACGGGACGCGTGGGTTCGGCGTGGATCGCACGGTTGAGCCGCATCGGATCGTGTTCCAGAAGGATCAGCGCGGGCGAGAACGTGGCGACGATCACACGCAGAGGACGCTGCGGCAGGTTGGGTTGGGCGGGCAGATATTGTCGGATCTTGGGATTCGCAAGATCAAGCTGCTGACCAATACGCCGACGCATGTGCCTGCGCTGCAGGGCTTCGGGATCGAGATTGTGGAGCAGGTTCCGATTACGGTTGGCGCTGGTGTGACTAAGTAA
- a CDS encoding beta strand repeat-containing protein encodes MMKRLKAISAIAGLLLLASPMLARPAHAQANQTQQLAFAGLHATGAQGQFNAIKTDSAGNLYLLLDQKDGVRVLKTDNAGNAILAQALLGAQGDIGLAIALDPAGNVYVTGTTTSTTLTGTGGAAIPARTDASTNSFVAKFDPSLNPLFVTFTGGSRIAASAIAATADAVFVTGSLFSATLPVTSSGFQQTPATGSFQNGFVERFSSDGSTLVYATYLTGTSGDTTPIAIAADPLDNAYLAGATTASGFPTAAALVPAMVANPSGFLTRLAPAGDVLIFSTFIPGQGLSSVALDTTGQTLLVSGSIALGQFPVSTPTQPLLPLNYQVLLRLPLDGSAVQSSTIIAPGQQSSLAPAPDGSVWVDGTFTAPLLPSPALATLGGAYAVHVTPQNIIDQTARFGGLPNASATYASLPATITSIAIDPTGSPLIAGSVQPTASSALLATETYDLPLVNNLTTALPSTIRAAEVTAATCNGSLCAGSAAYLAKLNIATSAPSLVFSADDSPWLILRNLGSAPATNLQLTTTADTLATNCPITLSPGGECDMLLAGSAVATITATASNAASQSVTVAAFTGPTSTIVFAPKELDFGLQTSANPPGTRTIAVSNLGTANQTFTSAIDSSAKTASPFTEQASDCPINGDNSIKLLAAGATCHITLALTASTSSANDGLLSADWSIGSRDVVLTGYSQAASLSVSASELDFGTQYPGGMRLPRSVLLSNSSSVAIAHATATLPASSPFTVTDSCPTTIAPGTVCGIQIGYLSATVPSKDTATLTLDQGLSVLLTGQTLAQPPAGGGTSSTLGVSPSSVTFATSVVVTGVSGNNQTVSVINSSSAAVPITLAIIGDFTQVNSCGTSLPGGQTCAIAISFVPSQPGVRQGLLSIGSGTGINPIYVSLSGTATAIVPVSNGVIAFGNQPVGQPAAQFFKVAQAFTSLSATATGPYKLDFIADLGYGPGQPPSSAYTSTVTGACATCYLAVQFQPTAAGAQPGSLTLSSNAAGVPYTFSLTGTGLPLTGLLLSPLAQDFGSIPVHNVSGAISFTLTNQSVSGANVTIPTPTLAGDFALNPNGSCGTSLAPTASCTFALSFSPTATGARTGSLTFTSSDGTVTATLTGYGLPDPGIAINPLGLTFNNAPGPTATQQTVTLTNTDSVALQIGTPTFATSRFQAADGCSSLAIGANCTIAITFLPSTAPVLDSLTLPVTRAGSTSPVLYSVALNGAYTVSTAALQITPSQTDFGPTAIATQGPIRQFTLNNLTAKSLTLNLIIPRQFALSGTPCLTLAPSASCTIQLQFDPLTNADITGTLTAQATPTDGSAPSQAMAYLEGFGTSQGGTLSIIGGLQTGSILNFGQVTSGQTLARTLTLANTSAASAVTIRRITSGPPFLSTTTCTTSLAAGQSCSVTLTYAPSNQVATGTASPASTSDSGLLTIESDASSSPDLIHVIGQAGPLVVSNPSGTTPLATYTLSQSSFAFAQAQMGTATARQGVTLTNTGSIALHVLSATTTADFTTQNGCATILPAATCSLSVAFTPQTTGTHVSALDIATDSTTSLEFISLIGTATASPVSLSPTSLDFGPLVVGVSTTLPIQVTNSGSTAATITASSITGDYTQAGTCPPIGSPIPANSSCTLQIRFKPTQTGTRPGTLSLTTSASTIPLTASLTGTGIQSLLTSTPASLAFGNVTLGSSASMTVTLANIGTAPVTNITATISGDYTVTKPCTAASLAPNTNCQIQVTFTPTAIGLWPGTLTITSSDHSSPLLIPLSGTGIQLPSFTFTASGASSATATVISGTPATYALAVTPIAGFTGPVALTCASVVPGLYATCSIQPSTLTLAGSAQNSTVTINTITTLQARRAPLPSSTLLCILLPGLMLLWRKNRTLRQRATLTLLALSFTAFAITSAGCAGGAPARTSNVQSTPPGTYQYQVTATSTSGTQITQTVTLNLTVQ; translated from the coding sequence ATGATGAAGAGACTGAAGGCGATCTCCGCAATCGCAGGACTTCTGCTGCTAGCCTCGCCGATGCTTGCCCGCCCGGCTCACGCGCAGGCGAACCAGACCCAGCAGCTTGCCTTCGCAGGTCTTCACGCAACCGGCGCACAGGGCCAGTTCAACGCCATCAAGACAGATTCCGCCGGCAATCTCTACCTGCTACTCGACCAAAAAGACGGTGTCCGCGTCCTCAAGACCGATAACGCAGGCAACGCCATCCTCGCTCAGGCTCTCCTCGGAGCCCAAGGCGACATCGGCCTCGCCATAGCGCTCGACCCCGCAGGCAACGTCTACGTCACAGGGACCACGACCTCCACCACCCTGACCGGCACCGGTGGAGCCGCCATCCCGGCCCGCACGGACGCCTCCACCAACTCCTTCGTCGCCAAGTTCGACCCCAGCCTCAACCCGCTCTTCGTCACCTTCACCGGCGGCAGCAGGATCGCCGCATCGGCCATCGCAGCCACGGCCGACGCCGTCTTCGTCACCGGCAGCCTCTTCTCCGCAACCCTTCCCGTCACCTCCAGTGGCTTCCAGCAAACGCCCGCAACAGGGAGCTTTCAGAACGGCTTCGTCGAACGCTTTTCGTCCGATGGGAGCACCCTCGTCTACGCCACCTACCTCACCGGCACCTCCGGCGACACCACCCCCATAGCCATCGCCGCCGACCCGCTCGACAACGCCTACCTCGCAGGCGCAACCACCGCCTCCGGCTTCCCCACAGCCGCGGCGCTTGTTCCTGCGATGGTCGCAAACCCATCCGGCTTTCTGACCAGACTGGCACCCGCCGGCGACGTTCTCATCTTCTCCACCTTCATCCCGGGCCAGGGACTTAGTTCAGTCGCCCTCGACACCACCGGCCAGACGCTTCTCGTCTCGGGCTCGATCGCGCTCGGCCAGTTCCCGGTCAGCACGCCCACTCAGCCTCTACTTCCGCTGAACTACCAGGTTCTGCTGCGTCTTCCGCTGGACGGCAGCGCAGTACAAAGCTCCACCATCATCGCGCCCGGCCAGCAGTCCTCGCTCGCCCCCGCACCGGACGGCTCGGTCTGGGTCGACGGCACCTTTACCGCGCCCTTACTTCCCTCACCTGCGCTCGCCACCCTGGGCGGCGCGTACGCCGTCCACGTCACGCCCCAGAACATCATCGACCAGACCGCACGCTTCGGCGGCCTGCCCAACGCCAGCGCCACCTACGCCAGCCTGCCCGCCACCATCACCTCCATCGCCATAGACCCCACAGGCTCACCGCTGATCGCAGGCTCCGTCCAGCCCACGGCCAGTTCCGCGCTGCTCGCCACCGAGACCTATGACCTGCCGCTGGTCAACAACCTCACCACGGCTCTGCCCTCCACGATCCGCGCAGCCGAGGTCACCGCCGCCACCTGCAACGGCAGCCTATGCGCCGGCTCAGCAGCCTATCTCGCCAAGCTGAATATCGCCACATCCGCCCCGTCACTGGTCTTCTCAGCCGACGACAGCCCCTGGCTGATCCTGCGCAACCTCGGCTCAGCCCCGGCGACCAACCTGCAACTCACCACCACCGCCGACACCCTCGCAACCAACTGCCCCATTACCCTCAGCCCCGGTGGCGAGTGCGACATGCTTCTCGCCGGAAGCGCAGTCGCAACCATCACTGCGACCGCTTCCAACGCAGCCTCGCAGTCCGTCACAGTGGCCGCCTTCACCGGGCCAACCAGCACGATCGTCTTCGCGCCGAAGGAACTCGACTTCGGCCTTCAGACCTCAGCCAACCCACCCGGCACCCGCACCATCGCCGTCTCAAACCTCGGCACCGCAAACCAGACCTTCACCTCCGCCATCGACAGCTCCGCCAAGACCGCATCCCCCTTCACCGAGCAGGCCAGCGATTGCCCCATCAACGGCGACAACTCCATCAAGCTCCTCGCCGCCGGCGCCACCTGCCACATCACCCTCGCACTCACCGCCTCCACATCCTCCGCAAACGACGGCCTGCTCAGCGCGGACTGGTCCATCGGCTCACGCGACGTCGTCCTCACCGGCTACAGCCAGGCCGCCTCGCTCTCCGTCTCCGCGTCTGAGCTCGACTTCGGCACCCAATACCCCGGTGGCATGCGCCTTCCGCGCTCCGTCCTCCTCTCCAACAGCTCGTCGGTCGCCATCGCGCACGCCACAGCGACTCTTCCCGCAAGCTCCCCGTTCACGGTCACCGATAGCTGCCCAACCACCATCGCGCCCGGAACCGTCTGCGGCATACAGATTGGCTATCTCTCTGCCACCGTGCCTTCAAAGGACACCGCAACCCTCACGCTCGACCAAGGGCTCAGCGTCCTGCTCACCGGCCAGACGCTCGCACAGCCGCCAGCCGGAGGCGGCACAAGCTCCACCCTTGGCGTGAGTCCCAGCTCCGTCACCTTCGCCACCTCGGTCGTGGTCACCGGCGTCTCCGGCAACAACCAGACAGTCTCCGTCATCAACAGCAGCAGCGCAGCCGTCCCCATCACGCTCGCGATCATTGGCGACTTCACCCAAGTCAACAGCTGCGGCACCTCGCTGCCGGGCGGGCAGACCTGTGCCATCGCTATCTCGTTCGTGCCGTCGCAGCCCGGCGTGCGGCAAGGCCTGCTCTCCATCGGCTCCGGCACCGGGATCAATCCCATCTACGTCTCGCTCAGCGGCACCGCGACCGCCATCGTGCCCGTGAGCAACGGCGTGATCGCCTTTGGCAATCAGCCCGTCGGCCAACCCGCCGCGCAGTTCTTCAAGGTCGCCCAGGCCTTCACCAGCCTGAGCGCCACGGCCACCGGCCCGTACAAGCTCGACTTCATCGCAGATCTCGGTTACGGCCCCGGACAGCCGCCTTCCTCGGCCTACACCTCCACAGTCACCGGCGCATGTGCGACCTGCTATCTTGCCGTTCAGTTCCAGCCCACCGCCGCGGGAGCGCAACCAGGCTCGCTCACCCTGTCTTCAAACGCCGCCGGGGTCCCGTACACCTTCAGCCTCACAGGAACCGGCCTACCCCTCACCGGCCTGCTGCTCTCTCCGCTCGCCCAGGACTTCGGCTCCATCCCGGTCCATAACGTCAGCGGAGCCATCTCGTTCACCCTCACCAACCAGAGCGTGAGCGGCGCAAACGTCACCATCCCCACCCCCACCCTCGCCGGCGACTTCGCCCTCAACCCCAACGGTAGCTGCGGGACCAGCCTTGCCCCCACCGCCTCCTGTACCTTCGCCCTCAGCTTCTCCCCCACGGCCACTGGCGCACGGACCGGCTCCCTCACCTTCACCAGCAGCGACGGCACCGTCACCGCCACCCTCACCGGCTACGGACTACCCGATCCCGGCATCGCCATCAACCCGCTCGGCCTCACCTTCAACAACGCCCCCGGCCCCACCGCAACCCAGCAGACCGTCACTCTCACCAATACGGACAGCGTCGCATTGCAGATCGGCACGCCCACGTTCGCCACCTCCAGATTCCAGGCCGCAGACGGCTGTAGCTCCCTGGCCATCGGAGCCAACTGCACGATCGCCATTACCTTCCTGCCCAGCACAGCGCCCGTCCTCGATAGCCTCACCCTCCCCGTCACCCGCGCCGGCTCGACGTCACCCGTCCTCTACAGCGTCGCGCTCAACGGCGCGTATACCGTCTCCACCGCAGCCCTCCAGATCACCCCGTCCCAGACCGACTTCGGCCCCACTGCCATCGCAACACAAGGCCCCATCCGCCAGTTCACCCTCAACAACCTGACCGCCAAATCACTGACCCTCAACCTCATCATCCCCCGCCAGTTCGCGCTCTCCGGCACCCCGTGCCTCACGCTCGCACCCAGTGCAAGCTGCACGATCCAGCTTCAGTTTGACCCGTTGACCAACGCCGACATCACCGGCACCCTCACCGCGCAGGCCACGCCCACCGACGGCTCCGCGCCAAGCCAGGCCATGGCCTATCTCGAAGGCTTCGGCACCAGCCAGGGCGGCACGCTCAGCATCATCGGCGGCCTTCAGACCGGCAGCATCCTCAACTTCGGCCAGGTGACCTCCGGCCAGACGCTCGCACGCACCCTCACCCTCGCAAACACCTCTGCCGCATCCGCCGTAACCATCCGCCGCATCACCAGCGGCCCACCATTCCTCTCGACGACTACCTGCACAACATCACTCGCCGCTGGGCAAAGCTGCTCCGTAACCCTGACCTACGCGCCCTCAAACCAGGTCGCCACCGGCACCGCCTCACCCGCCAGCACCAGCGACTCAGGCCTCCTCACCATAGAGAGCGACGCCTCCTCCAGCCCTGACCTCATCCACGTCATCGGCCAGGCCGGCCCACTCGTGGTCAGCAATCCCTCCGGCACCACGCCACTTGCAACCTACACCCTCTCGCAAAGCTCCTTCGCCTTCGCCCAGGCCCAGATGGGCACCGCAACCGCCAGGCAGGGCGTCACCCTCACTAATACAGGCTCCATCGCCCTGCATGTCCTCTCCGCCACCACCACAGCGGACTTCACCACGCAGAACGGCTGCGCAACGATCCTGCCCGCAGCAACCTGCAGCCTCTCCGTAGCCTTCACCCCACAGACCACCGGCACCCACGTCTCCGCGCTCGATATCGCCACGGATTCCACCACGTCGCTCGAGTTCATCAGCCTCATCGGCACCGCGACCGCCAGCCCCGTCTCGCTCTCACCCACCTCGCTCGACTTCGGCCCGCTGGTCGTAGGTGTCTCCACCACGCTCCCCATCCAGGTCACCAACTCCGGCTCAACCGCCGCCACCATCACCGCTTCCTCCATCACCGGCGATTACACGCAAGCCGGAACCTGCCCGCCCATCGGCTCACCGATCCCCGCAAACTCAAGCTGCACCCTCCAAATCAGGTTCAAGCCCACCCAGACCGGCACCCGCCCCGGCACGCTTTCGCTCACCACCAGTGCCTCCACCATCCCCCTCACAGCATCGCTCACCGGCACCGGCATTCAGTCGCTCCTGACCTCCACTCCCGCCAGCCTGGCCTTCGGGAACGTCACGCTGGGTTCATCCGCCAGCATGACCGTCACCCTCGCCAACATCGGCACCGCACCCGTCACCAACATCACCGCCACCATCAGCGGCGACTACACCGTCACAAAGCCATGCACCGCCGCCTCGCTCGCTCCCAACACTAACTGTCAGATCCAGGTGACCTTCACCCCCACCGCTATCGGTCTGTGGCCCGGCACCCTCACTATCACAAGCTCAGACCACAGCTCACCCCTACTGATCCCCCTGAGCGGCACAGGCATTCAACTTCCATCGTTCACGTTCACCGCGAGCGGAGCAAGCTCAGCCACCGCAACCGTCATCAGCGGCACCCCTGCAACCTACGCTTTGGCCGTGACCCCTATCGCGGGCTTCACCGGCCCTGTGGCCCTGACCTGTGCATCTGTCGTCCCGGGGCTCTACGCGACCTGTTCCATCCAGCCATCGACCCTCACCCTTGCCGGTTCCGCACAAAACTCAACGGTCACGATCAACACCATCACCACCCTGCAAGCTCGCCGGGCACCCCTCCCCAGCAGCACGCTCCTCTGCATCCTGCTACCCGGTCTCATGCTCCTCTGGAGAAAGAACCGCACCCTGCGCCAGCGAGCCACCCTCACGCTCCTCGCCTTGTCCTTCACTGCGTTTGCGATCACCTCAGCAGGATGTGCCGGCGGCGCACCAGCCAGGACCTCAAACGTCCAGTCCACGCCGCCCGGCACCTACCAGTACCAGGTCACTGCGACCTCCACTAGCGGCACCCAGATCACCCAGACCGTCACCCTCAACCTGACGGTCCAGTAA
- a CDS encoding HAD family hydrolase translates to MQPEDQKKPVIEAVLFDYGLVLTGPPDPAAWAEMQHLLALDEATFSHAYWKHRSDYDRGTLNGRGYWSAIGQDVGHVLAAPQIDGLIAADTVLWTQLNQPMVDWALRLQAAGTRTGILSNLGDEMMHGVLAALPWMAGFDHLTFSHHLLLIKPEAAIYQHAASGLCVPAERILFVDDREENIAGAIAAGMQAIRYETQPAFEQALAAMGATELWTTGNLNV, encoded by the coding sequence ATGCAACCTGAAGATCAGAAGAAACCCGTCATTGAAGCCGTCCTGTTCGACTACGGTCTGGTGCTGACCGGACCGCCCGATCCCGCGGCCTGGGCCGAGATGCAGCACCTCCTCGCGCTCGACGAGGCCACCTTCTCCCACGCCTACTGGAAGCACCGCTCGGACTATGACCGGGGTACCCTCAACGGGCGCGGATACTGGAGCGCGATCGGCCAGGATGTCGGCCATGTTCTGGCAGCGCCCCAGATCGACGGACTCATCGCCGCCGATACGGTTCTTTGGACGCAACTCAATCAGCCCATGGTGGATTGGGCGCTGCGCCTGCAGGCCGCCGGCACGCGCACCGGCATCCTCTCCAACCTGGGTGACGAGATGATGCACGGCGTCCTGGCCGCGCTGCCCTGGATGGCCGGCTTCGATCACCTGACCTTCTCTCACCATCTTCTGCTGATCAAGCCGGAGGCTGCCATCTACCAGCACGCGGCGTCGGGTCTCTGCGTGCCTGCGGAACGCATTCTCTTCGTCGATGACCGTGAGGAAAACATTGCCGGAGCCATCGCGGCGGGGATGCAGGCGATCCGCTACGAGACCCAGCCGGCCTTCGAGCAGGCGCTCGCGGCGATGGGTGCTACCGAGTTGTGGACGACCGGCAACTTGAACGTCTAA
- a CDS encoding pyridoxal phosphate-dependent aminotransferase has protein sequence MPVRFSKRTAWDTGESTLAEAVRQVRSSGRSLIDLTLSNPTLCGFEYDSAAILGALTNPAAMTYDPDPRGLTSARRAVSQYYADNNALVDPAQILLTTSTSEAYSFLFRLLCDPGDEVLVAQPSYPLFDFLADLDDVNLKPYPLFYDYGWWIDFAELERRIGPRTRAVLLVHPNNPTGHATGRAERERLEAICAEHGLALIVDEVFLDYSLGEPVESFATGPHPALTFVLSGLSKISALPQMKVGWLACQGPGELVAEAFGRLEVIADTFLSMNAPAQHALPTWLASRESIVPQIVARTQTNLAALAAAGLEALPVQAGWSAVLRLPVVAEGRIDALVQEAGVIVHPGSFYALPGKNQIVVILIGPVTEFAEGVLRLARWCESNSLT, from the coding sequence ATGCCCGTCCGCTTCTCCAAACGAACTGCCTGGGACACCGGTGAGAGCACGCTGGCCGAGGCCGTCCGCCAGGTGCGCAGCAGCGGCCGCAGCCTGATCGATCTCACGCTCTCGAACCCCACGCTCTGCGGCTTTGAGTACGACTCGGCGGCTATTCTGGGAGCCCTTACCAACCCGGCGGCGATGACCTACGACCCTGACCCGCGTGGGCTGACCAGCGCTCGGCGGGCCGTCTCGCAGTACTATGCGGACAACAATGCGCTCGTCGATCCGGCGCAGATTCTGCTGACCACCAGCACAAGCGAGGCCTACAGCTTCCTTTTTCGGCTGCTTTGCGATCCCGGTGACGAGGTGCTGGTCGCGCAGCCGAGCTATCCGCTCTTCGACTTCCTCGCCGACCTGGACGACGTAAACCTGAAGCCGTATCCGCTGTTTTACGACTACGGCTGGTGGATCGACTTCGCGGAGCTTGAGCGCAGGATCGGGCCGCGCACCCGGGCGGTTCTGCTGGTGCATCCCAACAACCCCACTGGGCACGCAACCGGACGCGCGGAACGTGAACGACTGGAGGCGATCTGCGCGGAGCATGGGCTTGCCCTGATCGTCGATGAGGTCTTTCTGGATTACAGCCTGGGTGAGCCGGTGGAGAGCTTCGCCACCGGGCCGCATCCCGCCCTGACCTTCGTGCTGAGCGGCCTGAGCAAGATCTCGGCGCTGCCGCAGATGAAGGTCGGATGGCTCGCCTGCCAGGGGCCGGGGGAGTTGGTTGCGGAGGCGTTCGGACGGCTGGAGGTTATCGCCGACACCTTCCTCTCCATGAACGCACCGGCCCAGCACGCGCTGCCGACCTGGCTGGCGAGCAGGGAATCGATTGTGCCGCAGATCGTCGCCCGTACGCAGACGAACCTTGCGGCTTTGGCTGCTGCCGGCCTGGAGGCCCTGCCGGTTCAGGCGGGCTGGAGCGCAGTTCTGCGGCTGCCGGTCGTGGCGGAGGGACGGATTGATGCGCTGGTGCAGGAGGCCGGGGTGATCGTCCATCCCGGCTCGTTCTACGCGCTGCCGGGTAAGAACCAGATCGTCGTCATCCTGATTGGGCCGGTGACTGAGTTCGCGGAAGGCGTGCTGAGGCTCGCCCGTTGGTGTGAATCTAATTCGTTAACATGA